One region of Paenibacillus polymyxa M1 genomic DNA includes:
- a CDS encoding MarR family winged helix-turn-helix transcriptional regulator has translation MNNLPPDCSIGMLLGITHRKMSQQLLHRLKPYDISPEQWSVLYQIYQAEGLNQKEIAAKAVKDQPTTTRIIDLLDKKGWVRRVNSPQDRRAYLLHLTEAGRQLVEETLPVERDANHDFVKGISSADLKQFRHILLQIHTNMTESEKQGEND, from the coding sequence ATGAACAATTTGCCTCCCGATTGTTCTATTGGGATGTTGCTTGGGATTACTCATCGCAAAATGAGTCAACAGCTCTTGCATCGTCTTAAACCTTATGATATTTCCCCAGAGCAATGGTCGGTTCTATACCAAATCTATCAAGCCGAGGGTTTAAATCAGAAAGAAATTGCAGCTAAGGCCGTAAAGGACCAGCCCACTACGACCCGTATTATTGATTTGTTGGACAAGAAGGGCTGGGTAAGGCGTGTGAATAGCCCGCAGGACCGCCGGGCCTATCTGCTTCATTTGACTGAAGCTGGTCGACAGCTTGTGGAGGAGACCCTCCCCGTCGAACGGGATGCCAACCACGATTTTGTAAAAGGAATTTCCTCTGCCGATCTAAAGCAATTCCGCCACATTCTTTTACAAATTCATACCAACATGACTGAATCAGAAAAACAAGGAGAGAACGATTAA
- the fsa gene encoding fructose-6-phosphate aldolase: protein MKFFLDTGNIEEIKRIERLGLVDGVTTNPSLIAKEGRVFKEVIQEICSIVEGPVSAEVIGLKAEDMLAEAYDIAKWAPNVVIKLPMTEDGLYACNELTKNGIKTNVTLIFSAAQGLMAAKAGATFISPFVGRLDDIAVDGMKLIRDLRQILDIHGLKSEIIAASIRNIKHVEDAALSGAHIATIPGSLLPSLWKHPLTDSGIERFLKDWETVPKA from the coding sequence ATGAAATTTTTCTTGGATACTGGTAACATTGAAGAAATCAAACGTATTGAACGTTTGGGTCTGGTTGATGGTGTAACAACGAACCCTTCCCTGATCGCTAAGGAAGGTCGAGTGTTCAAGGAAGTCATTCAGGAGATTTGCAGTATCGTTGAAGGTCCCGTAAGTGCTGAGGTCATTGGCCTCAAGGCTGAAGATATGCTCGCAGAAGCTTATGACATCGCAAAGTGGGCACCTAACGTGGTGATCAAGCTTCCTATGACGGAAGACGGCTTGTATGCTTGTAACGAGCTGACCAAAAACGGAATCAAAACGAATGTAACACTGATTTTCTCCGCAGCTCAAGGTTTGATGGCAGCCAAAGCTGGCGCTACTTTTATCAGCCCGTTCGTAGGACGTCTGGATGATATCGCCGTTGACGGCATGAAGCTGATTCGTGATCTGAGACAAATTTTGGACATTCATGGTCTGAAATCCGAAATCATCGCGGCTTCCATCCGTAACATTAAGCATGTAGAAGATGCTGCTCTGTCTGGTGCACATATCGCCACCATTCCAGGTTCCTTGCTTCCTTCCCTGTGGAAACATCCGCTGACAGACAGCGGTATCGAACGCTTCCTTAAGGATTGGGAAACTGTACCTAAAGCTTAA
- a CDS encoding CBS domain-containing protein: protein MLKFTDLCSFIMYTTPFHKEVIIIQLSERQREIVDIVQRLAPVTGDKIAEELGLSRPTLRSDLALLVMLGLVDAKPKVGYLPGRYPKYDSHIGSMLKKLTVADILSDPILISGDATAYDAVLMLFQQNTGTLMVTGEEQELIGIVTRKDLLKVMLGHTDLHTVPVTMAMTRRAQMTTLAPGDSLLEAISRLIRHQINCLPVLDEPCTSSAPIQGLVGRVTKTDIMNAILNLTEEKT from the coding sequence ATGCTGAAATTTACTGATCTGTGCTCATTTATAATGTATACTACCCCATTCCATAAGGAGGTAATCATTATTCAACTGTCAGAAAGACAGCGGGAAATTGTAGATATTGTCCAGCGCCTGGCGCCTGTTACAGGGGATAAAATCGCTGAAGAGCTGGGACTATCGCGGCCGACTTTGCGTTCTGACCTTGCTTTGCTGGTTATGCTCGGGCTAGTAGATGCCAAACCAAAGGTGGGCTACTTGCCAGGGCGTTATCCAAAATATGATAGCCATATCGGCAGTATGCTCAAAAAGCTGACTGTGGCAGATATACTCAGTGATCCGATTTTGATATCAGGTGATGCTACCGCCTATGATGCGGTATTGATGCTGTTTCAGCAAAATACAGGCACGCTGATGGTTACAGGGGAGGAGCAGGAGCTCATTGGTATTGTTACCCGCAAAGATTTGCTGAAGGTCATGCTGGGACATACTGATCTTCACACTGTCCCGGTGACCATGGCTATGACTCGCCGGGCCCAAATGACGACGCTTGCTCCAGGAGATTCTTTATTGGAAGCAATATCGAGATTGATTCGGCATCAGATTAATTGTCTTCCTGTTTTGGACGAGCCATGTACCTCCTCGGCTCCAATTCAGGGGTTGGTAGGGCGGGTTACGAAAACGGATATTATGAACGCCATTCTGAATTTGACGGAAGAAAAGACGTAA
- a CDS encoding TraX family protein produces MYWLAMLTMLIDHVGLVFFPTDPAWRIAGRLAFPIYAYALYMGYTRTRNMRSYMLRLLGLALISQVPYMLAFDVHRPNVIWTLLTSLLALAAASRMKHWVAVTGLYVLTALFMELSQMDYGAYGLLLVLIYRYTRSYMMIAAHFVLNVVYDMVHHANIQHFSLLSSILIVCFATGESGFYRRVPRWLWRSFYPAHLAVIALIRIWP; encoded by the coding sequence ATGTACTGGTTGGCCATGCTGACGATGCTGATTGACCATGTCGGACTTGTGTTTTTTCCGACAGATCCGGCTTGGAGAATTGCCGGCAGGCTTGCTTTTCCAATCTACGCGTACGCTCTCTATATGGGATATACCCGTACCCGAAATATGCGGAGCTACATGCTTCGCCTGCTCGGACTAGCCTTGATCTCCCAGGTGCCCTATATGCTGGCCTTTGATGTACACAGACCCAATGTGATCTGGACGCTACTGACGTCGTTGCTCGCGCTGGCTGCTGCATCTCGCATGAAGCATTGGGTGGCTGTAACGGGTCTGTACGTCCTCACAGCGCTATTTATGGAGCTCAGCCAGATGGATTACGGAGCTTATGGTCTGCTGCTTGTTCTCATTTATCGATACACCCGTTCATATATGATGATTGCTGCCCATTTTGTTTTGAATGTTGTGTATGATATGGTACACCATGCGAATATTCAGCACTTTAGTCTGCTGTCCAGCATTCTGATTGTATGTTTTGCCACTGGGGAGAGCGGATTTTATCGTCGGGTACCGCGTTGGTTGTGGCGCAGCTTTTATCCGGCACATCTAGCTGTGATTGCGCTAATTCGCATCTGGCCCTAA
- a CDS encoding polysaccharide deacetylase family protein, with protein sequence MKHTFLKRTLLIISLVAILGILVYEARSIYHTPVVKGTHRTRTANADRLVRHLFSLTPTPDRVYYQNKVIVLMYHEVTKTPPDPGALKLSNLTKQLDEMKANGFHWITMKEYTDFILHKGKVPDNAVLMTFDDGYESFYTDTFPVLKKYHVPATNFLITSTISNPKHIGIPKLTWNQIHQMHAEGIDFYSHTNDEHSYGYSNTTRTKQKPLLMGPVYSKKLGRMETEEEFKQRIYTDLDMADKKLFKHLHNDQNVLAFPYGGYTKETLEICRSLGIDVTFTVKRGINSPGQTNGYRVNAGGIHNIPEVLVQYMKEGAPLRPLPFAQGPNEAS encoded by the coding sequence ATGAAACACACTTTTTTAAAAAGAACATTGCTAATCATAAGCTTGGTAGCTATTCTAGGGATTTTGGTGTATGAAGCACGTAGCATTTATCACACACCTGTAGTCAAAGGAACTCATCGTACACGCACTGCTAATGCAGATCGACTGGTACGCCATTTATTTTCACTGACGCCTACACCAGATAGGGTATATTACCAAAACAAAGTCATTGTCCTGATGTATCATGAAGTGACCAAGACTCCACCTGATCCCGGTGCTCTCAAGCTTAGTAATTTAACGAAACAGTTGGACGAAATGAAAGCAAATGGCTTTCATTGGATCACCATGAAAGAGTATACAGATTTTATTTTACATAAAGGCAAAGTTCCCGATAATGCGGTTCTTATGACATTTGACGATGGCTATGAATCTTTTTATACGGACACTTTTCCCGTGTTGAAGAAGTATCATGTTCCGGCTACCAATTTTCTCATTACATCCACAATCAGCAATCCTAAACATATTGGTATACCTAAGCTGACATGGAATCAAATTCATCAGATGCATGCAGAGGGCATTGATTTTTACAGTCATACCAATGACGAGCATTCGTACGGATACTCCAACACCACGCGCACCAAACAAAAACCGCTTCTGATGGGTCCGGTGTATTCGAAAAAGCTGGGGCGAATGGAAACCGAGGAGGAGTTCAAACAGCGGATTTATACCGATTTGGACATGGCTGATAAGAAGCTCTTCAAACATCTACACAATGATCAGAATGTACTGGCCTTCCCTTATGGTGGGTATACCAAGGAGACATTGGAAATTTGCCGCTCCTTGGGAATTGACGTTACGTTCACGGTGAAACGAGGAATTAACTCGCCAGGACAAACGAATGGCTATCGCGTCAATGCAGGTGGAATACACAATATTCCCGAAGTATTGGTACAATATATGAAAGAAGGGGCTCCCCTTCGCCCACTTCCTTTTGCCCAAGGTCCGAATGAGGCATCCTGA